One genomic region from Clostridium saccharobutylicum DSM 13864 encodes:
- a CDS encoding PTS sugar transporter subunit IIB codes for MKKILLVCSAGMSTSLLVTKMQAAAKEQGIEIGIEALPVAECSTVVDSVDIVLLGPQVRFQKSQVEKLVNGRIPVEVIDMRAYGTMNGKAILEDALIKIK; via the coding sequence ATGAAAAAAATATTATTAGTATGTTCAGCAGGGATGTCTACAAGTTTGTTAGTAACTAAAATGCAAGCTGCAGCTAAAGAACAAGGAATTGAAATAGGAATTGAAGCTCTTCCAGTAGCTGAATGCAGTACAGTTGTTGATAGTGTAGATATAGTTCTTTTAGGACCACAAGTTCGTTTTCAAAAATCACAAGTTGAAAAACTTGTAAATGGAAGAATACCCGTAGAAGTAATAGATATGAGAGCATATGGAACTATGAACGGAAAAGCAATCTTAGAAGATGCACTTATTAAAATTAAATAA
- a CDS encoding LacI family DNA-binding transcriptional regulator, producing the protein MKKIMNSSDIAKLAGVSRSTVSRVINNYSNVPEETREKVLKIIKEYDYVPHASARMLAGSKNKVIGLFIIDMVYRSYGLKSRITKSPYYLEFTSSVIETASEMGYTVLVHIIHNVQGYEKIEECFYNKTISGGIFIGQDDDDKIIKKIINGGYKVVLVDQSIKPDDAAYKKCMIVNADNYGGAYNATKYFINLNHTEIVHITGGTAKFSSKDRIRGYQKALEEAGIPINKSLIVNSEFIEDGGYNAVKKLFSKNIKFTAIFASNDKIAFGAIKAIKEAGLRVPEDISIIGFDDIEASKYFNPPLTSMKMELLQMAELATKSIITSIDDDVVFSANYVIPVKLVERKSCHDNNAK; encoded by the coding sequence ATGAAAAAGATTATGAATAGTAGTGACATTGCAAAACTTGCAGGAGTATCACGTAGTACTGTATCTAGAGTTATAAATAATTATTCAAATGTCCCAGAGGAAACAAGAGAAAAGGTGTTGAAAATAATTAAAGAATATGACTATGTGCCACATGCTTCAGCCAGAATGCTTGCAGGAAGTAAAAATAAAGTTATTGGATTATTTATTATAGACATGGTATATAGATCATATGGATTAAAAAGTAGAATTACAAAAAGCCCATATTATTTAGAGTTTACTAGTTCAGTAATAGAAACTGCTAGTGAAATGGGATATACAGTTCTTGTTCATATAATACATAATGTACAAGGTTATGAGAAGATCGAAGAATGTTTTTATAATAAAACAATTTCTGGTGGTATATTTATAGGACAGGATGATGATGATAAAATAATAAAAAAAATAATTAATGGTGGATATAAAGTCGTGTTAGTTGATCAGTCAATTAAACCTGATGATGCTGCTTATAAAAAATGCATGATAGTAAATGCTGATAATTATGGTGGCGCATATAATGCTACAAAGTATTTTATAAATCTTAATCATACTGAAATAGTACATATTACAGGTGGAACAGCTAAATTTTCATCAAAGGATAGGATTCGAGGATACCAAAAAGCATTGGAAGAAGCAGGTATACCTATAAATAAAAGTTTGATTGTAAATAGTGAATTTATTGAAGATGGTGGATATAATGCCGTTAAGAAACTATTTAGCAAAAACATCAAGTTCACTGCTATTTTTGCAAGTAATGATAAAATAGCTTTTGGAGCAATAAAGGCAATAAAAGAAGCGGGCCTTAGAGTACCAGAAGATATTTCTATAATAGGTTTTGATGATATTGAAGCATCAAAATATTTTAATCCACCACTTACTTCAATGAAAATGGAGTTATTACAAATGGCAGAATTAGCAACAAAATCCATTATTACATCAATAGATGATGATGTGGTATTTTCAGCTAATTATGTTATTCCAGTTAAGCTTGTAGAAAGAAAAAGTTGTCATGATAATAATGCAAAATGA
- a CDS encoding glycoside hydrolase family 1 protein → MIYEKIEKFKDDFLWGSASAAYQIEGAWNKDGKGESIWDLYTRIPGTTYKDTNGDIAVDHYNRYKEDVTLMAEMGLKAYRFSIAWSRIYPNGRGEINEAGLKFYENLIDELIKNNIEPIITLYHWDLPQHLQDLYGGWESREIINDFNEYCITLFKRFGDKVKYWVTLNEQNVFLTLGYLTALHPPGVKDHKRMLQANHIANIANAKVIESFRNYVPNGKIGPSFAFGPNYSYSCNPEDVLAAENAEDLNCNWWLDVYCKGIYPAFAFKYYERLGIAPLIEDGDLEILKRAKPDFIGINYYQTATVAMNPLDGVGAAKGMNNTGKKDTTKESGIPGVYKNVKNQYLKTTNWDWAIDSTGLRVGLRRLTSRYNLPILITENGLGEFDKLEENEVVNDDYRIEYIKAHIKACKEAVTDGVNLLGYCTWSFTDLLSWLNGYQKRYGFVYVDRDENDEKELKRIKKKSFYWYKDVISTNGEEL, encoded by the coding sequence GTGATATATGAAAAAATAGAAAAATTCAAAGATGATTTCTTATGGGGATCAGCATCAGCAGCTTATCAGATTGAAGGTGCATGGAATAAAGATGGAAAGGGTGAAAGTATATGGGATTTATATACAAGAATTCCTGGTACAACTTATAAAGATACAAATGGAGATATAGCAGTAGACCATTATAACAGATATAAAGAAGATGTAACGTTAATGGCTGAAATGGGGTTAAAGGCTTATAGATTCTCAATTGCTTGGAGTCGTATATATCCTAATGGAAGAGGCGAAATAAATGAAGCAGGACTAAAGTTTTATGAAAACTTAATAGATGAATTAATAAAAAATAATATAGAACCAATAATTACATTGTATCATTGGGATTTGCCACAACATCTACAAGATTTATATGGGGGATGGGAATCAAGAGAGATAATTAATGATTTCAATGAATATTGCATAACACTATTTAAGAGATTTGGTGATAAGGTAAAATACTGGGTAACACTTAATGAACAAAATGTATTTTTAACACTAGGTTATCTGACAGCATTACACCCACCAGGTGTTAAAGATCATAAAAGAATGCTACAAGCTAATCATATTGCAAATATAGCTAATGCAAAAGTTATTGAATCATTTAGGAATTATGTGCCAAATGGAAAAATTGGGCCAAGCTTTGCATTTGGACCTAATTATTCATATAGTTGTAATCCAGAAGATGTTCTAGCAGCAGAAAATGCAGAAGATTTAAATTGTAACTGGTGGCTTGATGTTTATTGCAAAGGTATATATCCAGCATTTGCATTTAAATACTATGAGAGATTAGGAATTGCACCATTAATTGAAGATGGCGATTTAGAAATATTGAAAAGAGCAAAACCAGATTTTATAGGTATAAATTATTATCAAACTGCTACTGTTGCAATGAATCCATTAGATGGAGTTGGTGCAGCTAAAGGTATGAATAATACAGGTAAAAAAGATACGACAAAAGAAAGTGGAATTCCTGGTGTATATAAAAATGTAAAAAATCAGTATTTAAAAACAACAAACTGGGATTGGGCAATTGATTCTACAGGATTAAGGGTTGGACTTAGAAGATTAACAAGCAGATATAATCTTCCTATATTAATTACTGAAAATGGTCTTGGGGAATTCGATAAGCTTGAGGAAAATGAAGTTGTAAATGATGATTATAGAATAGAGTATATTAAGGCACATATTAAAGCATGTAAAGAAGCAGTGACAGATGGAGTTAATCTTTTAGGATATTGCACTTGGTCATTTACAGATTTATTGAGTTGGTTAAATGGATATCAGAAGCGTTATGGATTTGTATATGTCGATAGAGATGAAAATGATGAAAAAGAATTAAAAAGAATTAAAAAGAAAAGTTTCTATTGGTATAAGGATGTTATAAGTACTAATGGAGAAGAATTATAA
- a CDS encoding ROK family protein, with translation MRKYNLGIDIGGTFIKYALVDEQYNIQKKWKNKTIKFDNKDDLYDYICSNISNIDEIDVIGVSAPGLIDEKSNVKSYAAPNITVMYDTNINYEIMKRMDKRVVSINDAKAAGLCEFQIGNAKGSQSAAFLIIGTGTGGCVCDKNGVIYGKDSYAGEFHNIPFVNDKTKEIQKMGDYSSITGLVNIYNSKVDENDYLKYGKEVCEKYLDGDEIAQVSIDEWIKNIVIQLMAITVFYNPEIICIGGGISESDWFIDKIKKQYKDMCIKYFEADFITTEIERCMHNNDANILGAIINADIK, from the coding sequence ATGAGGAAATATAATTTAGGAATTGATATAGGAGGAACTTTTATCAAATATGCTTTAGTAGATGAGCAATATAATATTCAAAAAAAATGGAAGAACAAAACTATTAAATTTGATAATAAAGATGATCTATATGATTATATATGCTCTAATATAAGTAATATTGATGAAATTGATGTAATCGGTGTCAGTGCGCCGGGACTTATAGATGAAAAATCAAATGTAAAATCATATGCGGCTCCTAATATTACTGTTATGTATGATACAAATATAAATTATGAGATTATGAAAAGAATGGACAAAAGAGTTGTATCAATAAATGATGCGAAAGCAGCAGGATTGTGTGAATTTCAAATTGGAAATGCAAAAGGTAGTCAATCAGCGGCATTTTTAATTATAGGGACAGGAACAGGTGGTTGCGTATGTGATAAAAATGGTGTTATATACGGTAAGGATTCATATGCAGGGGAATTTCATAATATTCCTTTTGTAAACGATAAAACTAAAGAAATTCAAAAAATGGGTGATTATTCATCAATAACAGGATTAGTAAACATATATAATAGCAAAGTTGATGAAAATGATTACCTCAAATATGGAAAAGAAGTATGTGAGAAATATTTAGATGGAGATGAAATAGCACAAGTCTCAATTGATGAATGGATAAAAAATATAGTAATTCAATTAATGGCTATAACTGTTTTTTATAATCCTGAAATTATATGTATAGGAGGGGGAATATCAGAATCAGATTGGTTTATAGATAAAATCAAAAAACAGTACAAAGATATGTGTATTAAATATTTTGAAGCAGATTTTATTACTACAGAAATTGAACGATGTATGCATAATAATGATGCAAATATACTGGGAGCTATTATAAATGCAGATATAAAATAA
- a CDS encoding PTS sugar transporter subunit IIC codes for MSIMEKFQGLIERMLVPLASKLNSQRHICAVRDAFILSFPLTMAGSLMVLLNNVLLSPEGFVLKILRLDKVFPNIGQYQAIFSPVLKGSADIFAILIVFLIARNLSKQLKGDDLLTGMTAISVYFIIYPDYFNSEGVNYITTKYTGAQGLFVAIIIGLLVGELMSRLSQSKKLEIKMPEQVPPAVARSFKVLLPIIITTMLFSIVNFFVKKIAPGGLHELVYSIIQTPLTKMSQSIGSVIILSFLSQALWVMGIHGPNTIAAIRDTMFSEAGNANLLYVAQHATAWGAPYPITYSGLASAFSEYGGSGCTLGLVISILIFSKAKEQKSIAKLSFAPGLFNINEMVIFGLPIVLNPIYIIPFILTPLVNISIGYVSIMVLKIIPPVVYGIPWTTPGPLMPFLGTGGNVIALVIGFICLAVSVLIYAPFVIAANKAEGIEDEEEKNYENDGEIVESI; via the coding sequence ATGAGTATTATGGAGAAATTTCAGGGTTTAATTGAAAGAATGTTAGTTCCTCTGGCATCAAAATTAAATTCACAGAGACATATATGCGCAGTAAGGGATGCGTTTATACTATCATTTCCATTAACTATGGCAGGATCTCTTATGGTATTACTTAATAATGTTTTGTTATCGCCAGAAGGATTTGTTTTAAAGATATTGAGATTAGATAAGGTTTTTCCAAATATCGGACAATATCAAGCAATATTTAGTCCAGTCTTAAAGGGCTCAGCAGATATATTTGCAATATTAATAGTATTCTTAATCGCAAGAAATCTTTCTAAACAGCTTAAGGGTGATGATTTATTAACAGGTATGACTGCAATTTCTGTTTACTTTATAATTTATCCAGATTATTTCAATTCAGAAGGTGTAAATTATATCACAACAAAGTATACAGGGGCTCAAGGGTTATTTGTAGCTATAATAATCGGATTATTAGTCGGCGAATTGATGTCGAGATTATCACAATCTAAAAAACTAGAAATTAAAATGCCGGAGCAAGTACCTCCTGCGGTAGCAAGATCATTTAAGGTATTATTACCTATAATTATAACAACTATGTTATTTTCAATTGTAAACTTTTTTGTTAAGAAAATAGCACCAGGCGGATTACATGAATTAGTTTACAGCATTATTCAGACACCATTAACAAAGATGAGTCAAAGTATAGGTTCTGTAATAATATTATCATTTTTATCTCAAGCACTTTGGGTTATGGGTATACATGGACCAAATACTATAGCAGCAATACGTGATACTATGTTCTCAGAAGCTGGTAATGCAAATCTTTTATATGTAGCTCAACATGCTACTGCATGGGGAGCACCTTACCCAATAACATATAGCGGATTAGCTAGTGCTTTCTCTGAATATGGAGGATCAGGATGTACATTAGGTTTAGTAATATCTATTTTAATATTCAGTAAAGCAAAGGAACAAAAAAGTATAGCAAAACTTTCTTTTGCACCAGGATTATTTAATATTAATGAGATGGTTATATTTGGATTGCCTATAGTTTTAAATCCAATTTACATAATTCCATTTATATTAACGCCTTTGGTGAATATTTCAATAGGGTATGTATCTATTATGGTTTTAAAAATAATACCACCAGTGGTATATGGAATTCCATGGACAACACCAGGACCATTAATGCCTTTCTTAGGAACAGGTGGAAACGTTATAGCGTTAGTTATAGGTTTTATCTGCCTTGCAGTCAGCGTGTTAATATATGCACCTTTTGTAATAGCAGCAAATAAAGCAGAAGGAATAGAAGATGAAGAAGAAAAAAATTATGAAAATGATGGAGAAATAGTAGAATCAATTTAA
- a CDS encoding PTS lactose/cellobiose transporter subunit IIA, with translation MEGIELIAFEIISNVGMAKSLALEALRDVREGKYDEAEKKMSEASDYIVKGHHAHASLIQKEAAGEKVEFSLIIMHAEDQMMAAETIKSLIEEMIEVFKELKK, from the coding sequence ATGGAAGGAATTGAATTAATAGCCTTTGAAATAATAAGCAATGTTGGAATGGCTAAATCATTAGCTCTTGAAGCACTAAGAGATGTACGAGAAGGTAAGTATGATGAAGCAGAAAAAAAGATGTCTGAAGCATCAGATTATATTGTAAAGGGACATCATGCACATGCATCATTGATACAAAAGGAAGCAGCAGGAGAAAAAGTGGAATTTTCATTAATAATAATGCATGCAGAAGATCAAATGATGGCAGCAGAAACAATCAAATCGTTGATTGAAGAAATGATAGAAGTATTTAAAGAATTAAAGAAATAA
- a CDS encoding thioester reductase domain-containing protein translates to MPISPTGKIDRKKLATYEIVKIEESTNFIAPQNEIQEIIANSWKQVLKLDKVSINDDYFDIGGDSLKIMSVLVLLKPHFPKLKISDFFTNKTVADLAIRVNELQLEDNNSNKMNESNIWEVKDLNEYPNRLNYKTQLNVNTKPKNILLTGATGYLGSHVLHDLLKSTDAKIYCLIRKSNTQSLLEKLLTTMKSYFNEEVINQINERVIPIEGDLEKDNLGLSLSDQEFIKKTVDSIIHTAADVRHFGNVSHFEKVNIQGTKYSLDIAKSKKDLRFHYISTLGIPEDLSLSGQWEKVISKQKFDNDLKLESVYTNSKLESEKLVYKAGEEGLAINVYRAGNLTCCSENGQFQKNIDSNAFYRMIKSMLLLGKAPKANCYLDFTPIDYASKAIVSLACQENTIGETFHICNPEQILYSSVVDMINNFGYKIELIDQIEYEKWLFNKNIKKTQEGLELAIAQLDGDGVKDSCYRFACPNAIKYLNYKSVKCPQVDQDFIDKMISYAIKVEYFPKA, encoded by the coding sequence ATGCCGATTTCCCCTACAGGAAAAATTGATCGCAAAAAATTAGCAACTTATGAGATTGTTAAAATAGAAGAAAGCACCAATTTTATAGCACCGCAAAATGAAATCCAAGAAATCATTGCAAACTCTTGGAAACAAGTTTTGAAATTAGATAAGGTCAGCATAAATGATGATTACTTCGATATTGGTGGCGATTCATTGAAAATTATGAGTGTTCTAGTATTATTAAAGCCACATTTTCCAAAATTAAAAATTAGTGATTTCTTCACTAATAAAACTGTTGCTGACTTAGCAATACGTGTAAATGAATTACAACTAGAAGATAATAACTCTAACAAAATGAATGAATCTAATATATGGGAAGTTAAGGATTTAAATGAATATCCAAATAGATTAAATTATAAAACACAATTAAATGTAAATACAAAACCTAAAAATATTTTACTTACAGGGGCTACTGGATACTTAGGATCTCATGTTCTTCATGATTTGCTAAAGAGCACAGATGCTAAAATTTACTGTTTAATTAGAAAATCTAATACTCAATCATTATTAGAAAAGTTATTAACTACTATGAAATCATACTTTAACGAAGAAGTTATTAATCAAATAAACGAACGTGTTATTCCAATTGAAGGCGATTTAGAAAAAGATAATCTCGGATTATCTTTAAGTGATCAAGAATTCATTAAGAAAACTGTAGATAGTATTATTCATACTGCTGCTGATGTTCGTCACTTTGGAAATGTATCTCATTTTGAGAAAGTAAATATTCAAGGAACTAAGTATTCACTTGATATAGCTAAATCAAAAAAAGATCTTAGATTTCACTATATTTCAACACTTGGAATTCCAGAAGATTTATCTTTAAGTGGACAATGGGAAAAAGTGATTAGTAAACAAAAATTTGATAATGATTTAAAATTAGAAAGTGTTTATACAAATAGTAAACTTGAATCAGAAAAATTAGTATACAAAGCTGGAGAAGAAGGACTTGCAATTAATGTTTATCGTGCTGGAAATTTAACTTGCTGTTCTGAAAATGGTCAATTTCAAAAGAACATTGATAGCAACGCTTTCTATCGTATGATTAAATCCATGCTTTTATTGGGTAAAGCCCCGAAAGCTAATTGTTACTTAGATTTCACTCCAATTGATTATGCTAGTAAAGCAATTGTATCCCTAGCTTGTCAGGAAAATACTATTGGTGAAACTTTTCATATTTGTAATCCAGAACAAATTTTATATTCATCTGTGGTTGATATGATTAATAACTTTGGATATAAAATAGAATTAATTGATCAAATAGAATATGAAAAATGGCTTTTCAATAAAAATATTAAAAAAACTCAAGAAGGTTTAGAATTAGCAATAGCTCAATTAGACGGTGATGGCGTAAAAGATTCATGCTATCGTTTTGCTTGTCCTAACGCAATTAAATATTTAAATTATAAATCGGTTAAATGTCCACAAGTAGATCAAGATTTTATTGATAAAATGATAAGCTATGCTATCAAAGTTGAATATTTCCCAAAGGCTTAA